From Pedobacter aquae:
TTTAGCAAAACCCAGATAATCATTAGAAGAAAAATCAATAAGATTATTCTCGCTTTTTAAGGTTCTTAAAGCGTTAGCGGCAATTCTTTCCTGTAGTTTTTGATGGATGAAATTCAAGTTTTTTTATTCAAAAATAAAGAAAGATTTTGAAATGATTATTTTGTGTTTAGGCTGAGGTCTAATATCTACCTGCCGCAGGCAAGTATTTAATATAAATGATGATGAAATGACGTGTTTAGGTAATTCGATAGTCGAGCCTAAGCACAAACAACCGTTTACGCCCAATTCCGCCTTGGCGGTTGCGGCATCTACAGGACTAGCCCTAGCAGAACCTTTAGAAGCAAGCGGCGCAGCGGAGAGTTTATTCAATTAGCTTATTGTTTTTTTAAAGGCTTTCATGTGTTCGCTTAGCTCGGGTTTGGGTACTTTTTGCGGAAACATGCGAAGCATTCATGAAGGCCAAAACATAAAACTAATACTTTAAATAAAAGGACCTTGACATGGCCGGTCAAGAGGCCGGAAAGCCCTGTGTGAATGCCTGATTTTTAAATATTTATATAATAGCTTCAATGATAGCGGAGTCGAAGCCCTTTAATCCTTCGACTCCGCTCAGGATGACAAACTATCCTCTAAGAATGATAATTCTGTTCTCACTTTAAATTCCTATTTAATAAAGTAGTTATTCCAATGTAATGATGATTTTTAAAACATTATTCTATCTATTAATTTATCAGTTCGTTTTGTTTTTTTGCATTTCTACTAAAGATTTTTGCATTTGGGCCATCATGCTGGTTAGAGTCTCCATGGTAGGCTCTGGCATTGGCTGTGGTAATTCTGTAGAAATAAATGCTTTTGCTTTCCAGATTTCTAAAATATCTTCTGCTTCTATGGTATAAGGTTCGTAAACGGGGTTGTCTGATGATAATTTCAAACCCTTATCTGGTCTGAACTTGCTGCTTAACCTTTTATAAACTACACCTTCGTTTTTACTAATCACAATAGCAGTTTCGCCAGCTTTGATATCGTTATTCCAGTTTTCTACATACTCTGCAATAATGATTGAGCCTGAAGGCAGTGGTAGCATAGAATCTCCTTTAATTTCAAAAGCCCTATAAGTGCCTTGTTTAAAGATAGGTAAAGAAAAACGAGGTAGGGTGCTTACATACTCAGGGTCGCTATAACCATTAAGATAACCTGCACTAGCTTTAACCTGTACCAATTCTATGTTTTCTTTATCATCTTGGTCTACCGTAATACTCAGTACACGAAGGTTAGAAGGGTCTCCTTTTGGTTTAGGTGTCCATTTATCGTTTATCTTTTCATTGATGAAATCATCAATACTTAACTCAAAAAAGTCTGCGAATTTTTTTAGCAAATCATATTTTGGTTCTGCCCGGTCTTCTTCGTAGGCACCAATTAAAGATCTTTTAATTTCCATAACATCAGCAAATTGCTGTTGTGTAAGGCCTTTTTTCTTTCTGAGGTATTTTAAATTATCAGATATTTTTCCCATTTCTAAAAATATTTGCAAATACTAAAATTATTAGTATTTTTATGCTCATAAAATTAGCAATAAAAAATTAATAGCCAAATAATAATGTTAAAGAATTTAAATGCAGATCAAATGAAGAATATCGTTTTTATAGTTACAGACAGAAATAGAAATAATTTACATGTTGGTTTAAGTGCTGATTTAATAAAAACCATGAACTTCTACCGTAAAATGCCGAACCTATTTTTTGATGCTGGGCAACAGTTAACTCGCTTGGTTTATTTTGAAGAGTTAAGTTCTGAGACTATGGCAGCAGAGCGTTTTAAAATGATTAACCAATTTACCAGGTTACAAAAAGAGAAGATGATAAGAAACGTTAATCCGGATTGGATTGATTTAACTACCGGATTAGACTATGAGAAGATGTTAAAAACAGGCTTCCAAGTGAAACCTGTTTTTAGCTTTATGTCTTAATTATTGTTTGATGAATTTAAGTGCTGCCGAGTTGATGCAGTATCTTAAACCTGTAGGAGCGGGGCCATCATCAAAAACATGGCCTAGGTGTAAACCTGTTTTAGCTTCTATAACTTCATCTCTTACCATGCCATGGCTGTTGTCTTTTACCCAAATAACAGCTTTATCATTAATGGGTTTGGTAAAACTTGGCCATCCTGTACCAGAGTCAAACTTGTCTTCAGAACTAAAAAGTGGTTCGCCTGTAGCGGCACTTACATAAATTCCTTTTTCATGGTTATTGTAAAACTCATTTTTAAAAGGAGGCTCTGTTCCTTTGTTCACCATAATTTCATAAGCAACAGGAGATAATATTTTCTTCCACTCGCTTTCTGCTTTTTGAACAGGGAATACTAAAGCTTTTTGCTCATCTTTTTTAGAAGATGTATGATTATTTTGTCCGCAAGCAGCAAAAGTCATGACTGCTAAACTAAACACGATTGATATAAACTTTTTCATACTATTATATACGTTTGTAAGGCTATATCAGTTTTTTAAAATTACCATCCTGGTGCAAAAGCTAAACCAAATACAGGTTTCTGAATATCCACGCGGTTAAACGGAATTGCCAGATATGGTTCTAATACAAAATATCCAAATACGTTAACCCTGGCAGATATACCCGCACTTAAGGCTGGTACTCTTACATTTTCCTCGTAAAGAGCTGTATTTGTTGCTGCATCGGTTCCTATTCTTCTAGGGGCTTTTCTATCCCAGGCAATTCTATCGCCTTCATTCCAAGAAACTCCGGCATCAAAGAATAAGTTTAAATCAGAAAATAAGAATTTAGACGGGAATGCAGCTAATTTCTCTGGCCCGGTAAATGGTAGCCTTACCTCAAAGTTAGAAATTAACATTCTGTTACCTATCAATTGGTTGATGTTAAAGCCATTTTCTTCTCCTGTTAAGTTTCTGCCATTATAAAAGCTATTGGCTTCATAACCTCTAATTAAGAAAGGCATCCCTATAAAGAGTGGGAATAATTGGTTGTTTACATTTCCTATACGACCGAAACCATAAATTCTACCTGCAAAAGTTACTGGTTTTACCCTTACATATTTTCTTAAATCAATAATTGGAGCGGTAAACTGGAAAGTACCAAAATTTTGTTCTATGCCAATTCTGTATCTGTAACCACCCAATGGAGCAGCAACACCAGAATATGAATTATCGCCAACTAAAGCTGTGTTTAATTGGAAAACAGTAAAAGAACTTAAATTGAAACCTTGGTCTTCTAAAAACTCTTCTCTTGATAACTTTCTTCTATCTTGAAAAATAGGAAATCTGGTATTAGGATCGTAATAAGTACTAAACCTGTCTACACGGTAAGAGTAATAAGAAGCACCAGCGCCAAGCTCAAAACGGGTAGTTTTAGAGAAAGGATAAGAGGTAAAACCTTGTACAGATTCTTCAAAAGTTCTGATGATGTCTACATATTCTTCTATAACAGGCCTATCGGGTCCATTTTCTTGAGGCAAACCTGTAGCTTTTATACCAAACAAACCAGACTGAAAAGGTAGGTGAGATACAGAAGCTCCCCAGTTCCATCTGCTTTCTTGGTTGATATAGGCAAACTGAGCTCCAAAATCATAAATTTCTCCGTTAACAGCAGCGGCTGCGAAAATTTGGTTTCTACTTAAAATATCACTAAAAATAGCTTGTACGCCAGATTGCATACCTGTACCAAATCTGCTGGTAGCTACACCAACACCATTACTGGCTA
This genomic window contains:
- the msrB gene encoding peptide-methionine (R)-S-oxide reductase MsrB; this translates as MKKFISIVFSLAVMTFAACGQNNHTSSKKDEQKALVFPVQKAESEWKKILSPVAYEIMVNKGTEPPFKNEFYNNHEKGIYVSAATGEPLFSSEDKFDSGTGWPSFTKPINDKAVIWVKDNSHGMVRDEVIEAKTGLHLGHVFDDGPAPTGLRYCINSAALKFIKQ
- a CDS encoding XRE family transcriptional regulator, giving the protein MGKISDNLKYLRKKKGLTQQQFADVMEIKRSLIGAYEEDRAEPKYDLLKKFADFFELSIDDFINEKINDKWTPKPKGDPSNLRVLSITVDQDDKENIELVQVKASAGYLNGYSDPEYVSTLPRFSLPIFKQGTYRAFEIKGDSMLPLPSGSIIIAEYVENWNNDIKAGETAIVISKNEGVVYKRLSSKFRPDKGLKLSSDNPVYEPYTIEAEDILEIWKAKAFISTELPQPMPEPTMETLTSMMAQMQKSLVEMQKNKTN
- a CDS encoding GIY-YIG nuclease family protein; this translates as MLKNLNADQMKNIVFIVTDRNRNNLHVGLSADLIKTMNFYRKMPNLFFDAGQQLTRLVYFEELSSETMAAERFKMINQFTRLQKEKMIRNVNPDWIDLTTGLDYEKMLKTGFQVKPVFSFMS